ctggcagggacacgcccacccctcatttgaaacacagacagggaccagagaagatctatagggagctccaataaaggggctatttttatagataatattaatgtttagcaccatttaaaagcaacactagtgatgggcgaatatattcgccaggcgcgaattcgtggcgaatttgcgcaattctccgccagcgaataaattcgcaaaacgcctgtgaaaattcgccagcgtcaaaaaacgggcgccggcgtcaaaaacgagacgccggcgccgtttcgcaaatttttcggcgaatcaaaacggcgcaaattcgcccatcactaagcaacaccatttattacttataattgcctacaaaattagtgtttttttcattgatcctatatgtctcctttatcTGACAAGGCGGaaacttttgctacattgtttcaagagtcagaaccagagaaaagGAAGGATGTTAttgaaagttacattttatttcatgatGGAAAAACACAGGTTACAGTCGTCTCCATTGAAATGGTATTGACGAGTAGCATTGTTGGTAGACGGGGGGCGtacacaagagcttacaattcaAGAACAGAAGGCACCGTATTGGTGACGGGTTTCCAGTCTCTCCCAGGTGTGACTGCCCCGTGTATTCAGGAGTGTGTCCCAGTTTTGAAAAGGGAGCCAGTAAAGGGTTACATTACTATAACTAATAAAGCAGAGTCACAATGTTACAGTGAATGTTcccaagtaaacctttaaaataagtgaatgtaaaattgatgagggggctattctaatcacttttgtaatttacattcattatttatttatgtttaattccaagatattaagggatacatgtactgttaatatgaatgaattgtgttacaacagcgccacctgctggtcagtttcccaccagtctgaccagcaagtagtcaaggaagttgtcaggagaaagaaagaggctgatgatCTGCTTAGAATGTGAGTACACACAGCaggttgctgaactgcaactctcgcAATTCCCCCAATATTTATCTGTAAGGTGCATGCTGGGAGATCCACAGTTCTCCTCCTGTAACCCAATCCCTACACAGCAGGAGGCAGTAAAGCTCCAATATATATTCCTCTGTGTAGCAAAGAATAGGAGCTGACAAATATGCAATGAGATGTTTCCCATACTGCTCACTGTGTGACCCTCTTTCCTGCACCAGCCAATGTACCAGGATAATGCAGCACTCTCATAGTGTCTAGCACTCCCCTGTCTCTACCAGCACcccactcccactgtctcccctctctatcagtctctatcagtccctgcagcaggattaagccccagtctcccctctctatcagtccctgcagcaggattaagccccagtctcccctctctatcagtccctgcagcaggattaacccccagtctcccctctctatcagtccctgcagaaggattaacccccagtctcccctctctatcagtccctgcagaaggattaacccccagtctcccctatctatcagtccctgcagcaggattaacccccagtctcccctctctatcagtccctgcagcaggattaacccccagtctcccctctctatcagtccctgcagcaggattaacccccagtctcccctctctatcagtccctgcagcaggattaacccccagtctcccctctctatcagtccctgcagcaggattaacccccactctcccctctctatcagtccctgcagcaggattaacccccagtctcccctctctatcagtccctgcagcaggattaacccccagtctcccctctctatcagtccctgcagcaggattaacccccagtctcccctctctatcagtccctgcagcaggattaacccccagtcccaCATATATTTATGATATTGCCCTATATGCGCTTCCTTCTAGAGTATTTTATTTGCAGCTCATGTGAGCGAGAGCAGAACCAATGGGACGTCCATCTGAGTGAAGTGGTGGACAGAATTACTATCAAATCATTTCTATTGTGTTTCATATGGACTTTATTCAGATTTTATGACTGACAAAAGCCTCACAATACAAAGATGTTGCTCAGTGCCCTTAGTGTAATCTGACTATTCCCCCATGGTTATATTAACCAAAGCAGCAGCAAGAGACCATTGTACCTGCACCTCTCACTCATCACTGTCCTACTGGAGGCCCACGGGCTCATTATGGCCCATAATAGGGTTAATTATAGCCCCAGCCTTCATCAGGGCTCCACAGACGACTTTCTATAATGAGAGAAACAAGTGGCGCAGCATTAGGGGTGAGTAACCCCCATATAAACAACCTGCTCCTGATTTCACTTGATTCCTGCTGGAACTGAATCGGTGAAGGCAACATATATCTACATATGAGGAACCCCCTCATATAAACAATTCAGGCCCCTCTATTCTACTTGTATGTGACTTATACAATCAGTGAAGTACAGGGGCAATGGAACActtcataaaacaaaattaaagggtcaccatacttttttttttttttccccattgtttGTCCAATGGAAATAAAAAGTGCCTAATACATTATTATCTCTCACTTGACAGAATAATCCTTTTTAAACTGCCATTGTTTCTCTCCACAGTCTCCTCTATAACCGCTCACAGTCCTCCTGTCGTGTTACAATATCCTTCATTTTACTACAAGTCAGAAGTGGCCCCAGGATATGGCATAATGTCATTGGGAGGTTGATTATTAATCTCATGTGCTCAGTCGTGGCTTTCTTTAGCTATAGAAGGAAAACCTCCAATATGTCTGCCGTCTGTAGTGGGCTATACCATTCATTCTCCCCCTGCACTGCTCACAATCCAGGTGTAACATTTTAGGCTCTCTCTTCAAACCCCTCTGCTTACAGATAATCCTCTATAAAAGGAGTAAAAGAACATGATTGTGAATATTCTTTACATATTCTCATTTTGCCATGGGACCTCTCCCTCTGGAGAAGCAAAATACTGGGCGTAGGCATCTCGAACACTCATTCCGCTATTAGGTCCTCGCACGACGTTCCAGGGCACTCCAGGTAAAGGATCCAATATGGAATCCTCAAATACAATCCCATCTCTCATCAGCACCAGATTATGCAGCACACATGCGCATTTAATAATGTCATCAACAAAGGCGGTATTGAGCTGTATAGCAGAATGAAACACCCGCCATTTATTTGCCAGTATTCCAAATGCGCATTCCACCATTCTCCTCGCCCTGGTCAGCCTGTAATTGAAAGCTCGTTTAGTTCCAGTCAGGTTTCTGATTGGATAAGGCCTCATTACATTTGTCGAGATTCCAAATGCCTCATCAGCCACTATAACATATGGGAGCGCGGGGCCTTTGGTGCCTGGCAGAGGTTTATTTGAAGGAAagttaagtttcccctcattcaCCATCTTTCCGAGGTTGGATTTAAAAAACCCGCTGGTGTCTCCATCGCTGCCATAGGCTCCCACATCAATACAGGTGAAACAGTAACTGCTGTCCACCAGGGCCAACAAAACCGTGAAGAAGATCTTGGAGCAAGACTTGGACACGGTATTGGGGGGTCTGGTGACACGGATGTGCTTGCCATCTAGGGCCCCGATGCAGTTGGGGAAATTGGTTTTCTCATAGAAGCCCTCAGAGATCTTCATCCACTTCTCAGTGTTTGGTTCGGGCATGACCAGATCTTTAGTCACATTCCAGATGGTCTTGCAGGTTTCCCGCACTATCATGCCAATCGTAGCCCTTCCAATCAGGAACTGGTAGTGCAAAGCTGCAAACGTGCTGCCCGTAGCAAGGAACCTAAAAACAGAGCATTGCAGAAAGCTTTTCATTTGCAATTCATCAATAATGTGTATATTGTAAAGGAAAGTGCTGCATGTAGCCATCGACTGGCTGGACATTTATACTCTCATAGTCATCAGGGATATAACCTGATAAACTCACCTGCATTTCTGGCAAATACTTTGTGCCATAGCCCTTTATGCAGCATGTGACCTGCCAAACTGTAAAAATCTGCATTTATAATAAAACTGAAGGAATAATGGAATTAAAAGTAGAAAGATTGCATGAGCGACCCTTTGCTGTCAATATGCTGGTCACCTATTTGAAAGCACAAATTTGActggttgccattggttattaGGGCTGGGGTAAACTGTGCCCTTTATATAATACAACCCTAAACAACAATAAAGAAAGAGAACAGTTATGAGCAAATGGTTGGTGGTCAATTGGGGGTCCATATTCTTATTACCCTCTTTTCAAGCTGCCCATAAATTGCCGGTCTCTAGCCAGACGTATACAAGCTTTTCAGataaaggagattttgtgtactcaccgttaaatcgcTTTCTTTTCattcgcttgggggacacaggaacagtggggtatagctggtaccactGGGGCAGGAtacaacaataaaaagtaaaactagCTCCTCCCCTGCCagctataccccccccccagcaggaaTTGCcattcagtttgtaccaaagtcatCAACGTTTAACTTTAAAACTCTTAACCTAACATCAGCATGAGTAATTACTAGACCAAGTCCGAGTTGGTGTTGACAGATCCTATCCAGGGAAGGGACGTCCTGTgccccccaagcgactgaagagaaagagattcaatggtgagtacacaaaatctccttttctccagcgTCGGTTTGGGGGACACACGAACAGTGGGgatgtaccaaagctgtcccttaAGATAGGGTGGGAAGGATAGGCTTACGAGGAATTTGCCACCGCAGCCTGAAGAACCTTCCTGCCGGAGCGTGTGCCAGAGGCCGCAAAGGTGTCAAAATTGTAAAATTTTGCAAATGAATGGATCGATGTCCAGGTcgctgccttaaggtggccatacacgagccgataaaagctgccaagagaccgagttggcagcttattggcccgtgtatggggccccccccgacgggcttcctcgatcgagatctggccgaaagtcggccagatctcgatcgaaagggactaaaaatcccgtcagatcgtggccacatctgttcgttgatgcggccccacgatccgaccgcccattaggcatcgttaggatccgatagttgggccctagggcccacgatcggatcagtccgataatGTCCACCTCGGAGgaagatctctccatgtatggccacctttacacagctGTTCTGTTGAGGCTTGGCTTCGGAAAGCCCAGGAAGTGCTCATCCCTCTGGCTGAATGTGCCTTGATGCCCAGCGGCGGCGTCTTCCCCTGTGCTGTGTAGGCTCTTTGGATGGTTTGCTTTATCTAGCGGGAGATAGTAGCCATGGAGGCTTGTGTGCCCCACTGTGGGCCGGAAGATGAACAAGGAGTCTGTTTTCCGCAAGTCGTGAACTCTTTTCAGGTAAAACATGAGGGCCCTGACCGGATCAAGGGTGTGAAGTGCCGCCTCCTTTGTATTGGATGGTGACGGACAGAAGGTGGGGATAGTAATCTCCTGGTTTAGGTGAAAGGATGAGGCCACCTTCGGAAGGAAGGAGGGCACAGTACAAAGAACCGTCCTATCCTGGTGAAAGACTAGAAAGGGGTCTCTGCATGATAGTGCACTGAGCTCTGATACTCTCCTTGCCAAAGCAATTGCCATTAAGAAGGTAGTCTTCCAGGTTAGCCACTGTAAGGGAATTGATGCTAATGGTTGAATTGTGGCTCTTGCAAGGCCCGTAGTACCAAGGAGAGATTCTAAGTGGGTGAGGGTGCTTGGATTGGTGGAGCCAGATGAACTACTCCTTGTAGAAAAATTTTAATGTCCAGCAGGAGAGCTAATCGTGTCTGGAATAAAACGAAGTGCAGAGATTTGAGAGAGCCCATGGATAGACCCATAGACAGGCCGTCTTGTAGGAACTTCTAGGAGAGTAGTAATGGAAAGATGATCATCATCTAGCTTTCTCTGGGCGCACCATTGTCTGCAAGTCTGCCACACTCTGTGGTAGGTTCTGACAGATACCGGTTTTCGAGCTGCTCTCAAAGTTCTCACTACAGTGTCAGAAAACCCCTTCCGCTTCAAAACCATGGTTTCAAAAGCCACGCTGTCAAAGAGAGGCTCGACGGATTTAGATGGAGGATTGGCCCTTGTGAGAGGAGATCTGGAAGAGGAGGCAGGACCCAAGGTTTGTCTATTGACAAGTTAAGTAGATCCAAGAACCATGTTCTTCGTGGCCATCTTGGTGCGATAAGTATGAGGGTTGTCTTTTCCCCTCGTAGTCTTCTTATCATTCTTGGAATTAGAGGAAGTGGGGGAAAGGCGTAGGTCAGTCTGAAGTTCCATTCTGAAGTTAGGGCGTTGACTCCCTTTGCTAGAGAGTCTCAGTACCTGGCAAAGAAGTTGGAGACTTTCCGATTCTGCATGAGGTCCACCTTTGTCACTCCCCATCTCTCTGTTATGTCGTTGAAGATCTTGTCTTTTAGCGACCATTCACCTGGATCTAGCAACTGCCTACTTAGAAAATCTGCTTCCTAGTTTTGAATTTCCTGGAATGTAGATGGCTGACAGCAGAGTCTGATTGTTTTCCCCCCATTGAAAGATCAGCTTTACTTAGTTTAGAGCCCCTCTCTTTCTTGTGCCTCCCTGGTGATTTATGTAGGCTACTGCCGCTGAGTTATCCGATTGGATCTCCACGGCTTGTCGTGTCAACTCCCGTTGCCAGTGGATTAGGCCCAACCGAATTGCTCGTATCTCTAGCAGGTTGATGGACAGCCTTCTCTCCTCCCTTGACCAAAGGCCTTGAGCAGTTCTGCCCTCCAGGACCGCTCCCCAGCCCGAAAGACTGTTGAGTGGCCTTCCGTTGGCGAGATTGTTGAGCTGCAACCACCAAGCTAGGGATAACCGAGTACTTTTGCAAATGCGAATCATCTGAAGGAGAGATTTCTTTCTCCAAGATGATCGGATGTTCCATTATAGCTCTCTGAGGTGGAACTGTGCGAGAGGCCCTGTTTCCATTGTTGACACCATGACCCACCGGACCTTCATGCAGAATCTGGTTTTGCAAGCAGAGCTCTGACTAATGCTTACAGGTTCATGATCTTCTCTTGAGGGAGAGAAACCTTCTGAGCCAGTGTCAAATTTCATACAGAGAAAGACTGCTGACGGGCTGGGAATTAAGGAAGACATGTTTCTGTTGAGGCACCAACTCAAGCCTTGTTGGGTCGTCATTGTTAACTGAAGAGCTTGTTGGGTCTCCAGACCCGACGGTGCTTTTACTAGAAAATCGTCCAGATAGGGGGTGATGGAGATTCCCCTGTTTCGGATTACTTCCGTCGCTGCTGCCATGATCTTTGTGAACACCTGGGGAGCAGGTTGGTAGTGCACGTTTTGGTAGGCAAAGCATAAGAATCTCTGATGAGGAGGGAACATGGGAACATGTAGATAGGCGTCCTTTATGTCGAGAGAATTCTCCTGGTAGCATTACTGCGATGACAGAGCAaagagactccatcttgaatctgGATGGAACAATAAACTTGTACAATTCCTTGAGAACCCGTCCTTCTTGGGTACTATTAAAAGGTTGGAATAATATCCCTTGGTTAGTGCAACTCTTTGGCGCCAATACGGCTGTGAAGAGGCGCGCGCTCCCCAGAAGAGCGGGAACCCAGAAGTGTCGCCCTCTTACCCAGCTAGTCGGGTAATTAATTGCCAGTTTTGCCTCCTATGATGATGGAGGAATACTGCCTGACTGTGCTCACTGCCCCTGCGGAGAATATAGACTCCCATGGTGTACCTTTCCCGTGAGTTCCACAAAACCCCAAAGCATGCTGAcagggaatggggggggggagggaaaggaAGAGAGGCTGCTCAATAGAGAAGGTTCCTTGCTCTGTGAGGCATGAAGGGATCAGAGGATTGAGCCTGTGGTAGATCTTGCCGGCCTCCATCCCTGTCATCTGGCCAGTCTGATTCACCATATGTAGGGGGAATGCATATTAAGACTGGATGGTTGGAGGCAATAAACACACTCCATTAACCCCGAGACTAAGGAGTTGACTCCATAATAGCATCTACTCAGTGTGGAGGTGCTGGATCACTCCTGTTAATAATAGTGAAATAATAT
This is a stretch of genomic DNA from Xenopus laevis strain J_2021 chromosome 6S, Xenopus_laevis_v10.1, whole genome shotgun sequence. It encodes these proteins:
- the LOC108695554 gene encoding uncharacterized protein LOC108695554 isoform X3; its protein translation is MADDVVVKKRRQWVQPMCYQRFSKGQFHLLYGKLRKNPEKFFAYIRMSISTFDELLKLVHPHLHRMDTNMRQAISPAERLVVTLRFLATGSTFAALHYQFLIGRATIGMIVRETCKTIWNVTKDLVMPEPNTEKWMKISEGFYEKTNFPNCIGALDGKHIRVTRPPNTVSKSCSKIFFTVLLALVDSSYCFTCIDVGAYGSDGDTSGFFKSNLGKMVNEGKLNFPSNKPLPGTKGPALPYVIVADEAFGISTNVMRPYPIRNLTGTKRAFNYRLTRARRMVECAFGILANKWRVFHSAIQLNTAFVDDIIKCACVLHNLVLMRDGIVFEDSILDPLPGVPWNVVRGPNSGMSVRDAYAQYFASPEGEVPWQNENM
- the LOC108695554 gene encoding uncharacterized protein LOC108695554 isoform X2, with amino-acid sequence METRRLEGKWENEEPDTEDPLDTIKREMDPVPGAAFPEQEPQILQIKIKEEESDSEDHLTSNERASATLTDADDVVVKKRRQWVQPMCYQRFSKGQFHLLYGKLRKNPEKFFAYIRMSISTFDELLKLVHPHLHRMDTNMRQAISPAERLVVTLRFLATGSTFAALHYQFLIGRATIGMIVRETCKTIWNVTKDLVMPEPNTEKWMKISEGFYEKTNFPNCIGALDGKHIRVTRPPNTVSKSCSKIFFTVLLALVDSSYCFTCIDVGAYGSDGDTSGFFKSNLGKMVNEGKLNFPSNKPLPGTKGPALPYVIVADEAFGISTNVMRPYPIRNLTGTKRAFNYRLTRARRMVECAFGILANKWRVFHSAIQLNTAFVDDIIKCACVLHNLVLMRDGIVFEDSILDPLPGVPWNVVRGPNSGMSVRDAYAQYFASPEGEVPWQNENM
- the LOC108695554 gene encoding uncharacterized protein LOC108695554 isoform X1, which gives rise to MVGLCSLLSGSPEMETRRLEGKWENEEPDTEDPLDTIKREMDPVPGAAFPEQEPQILQIKIKEEESDSEDHLTSNERASATLTDADDVVVKKRRQWVQPMCYQRFSKGQFHLLYGKLRKNPEKFFAYIRMSISTFDELLKLVHPHLHRMDTNMRQAISPAERLVVTLRFLATGSTFAALHYQFLIGRATIGMIVRETCKTIWNVTKDLVMPEPNTEKWMKISEGFYEKTNFPNCIGALDGKHIRVTRPPNTVSKSCSKIFFTVLLALVDSSYCFTCIDVGAYGSDGDTSGFFKSNLGKMVNEGKLNFPSNKPLPGTKGPALPYVIVADEAFGISTNVMRPYPIRNLTGTKRAFNYRLTRARRMVECAFGILANKWRVFHSAIQLNTAFVDDIIKCACVLHNLVLMRDGIVFEDSILDPLPGVPWNVVRGPNSGMSVRDAYAQYFASPEGEVPWQNENM